One genomic segment of Flavobacteriaceae bacterium includes these proteins:
- a CDS encoding nucleoside deaminase has translation MLIPFDDTYFMKKALQEAQYAFDKGEVPIGAVVVLKDQIIARGHNLTETLNDVTAHAEMQVFTAAADFLGGKYLRECTLYVTLEPCQMCAGASYWAQLGKIVYGTSEPERGFSRLNTKLHPKTKVVNGVLEDECSLILRRFFIEKRNLN, from the coding sequence ATGTTAATTCCTTTTGATGATACATATTTTATGAAAAAAGCTTTGCAGGAAGCACAATATGCTTTTGATAAGGGAGAAGTTCCTATAGGTGCGGTTGTTGTTTTAAAAGATCAAATTATTGCAAGAGGACATAACCTCACGGAAACATTAAACGATGTTACGGCTCATGCGGAAATGCAAGTATTTACTGCTGCGGCAGATTTTCTAGGGGGTAAGTATTTAAGAGAATGTACTTTATATGTAACTTTGGAGCCTTGCCAAATGTGTGCCGGTGCCAGTTATTGGGCACAATTAGGTAAAATTGTGTACGGAACTTCAGAGCCGGAAAGAGGCTTTTCTCGTCTGAATACAAAACTGCATCCGAAAACAAAAGTAGTAAACGGCGTATTGGAAGATGAATGCAGCTTAATTTTAAGACGGTTTTTTATTGAAAAAAGAAACTTAAACTAA
- a CDS encoding 1-deoxy-D-xylulose-5-phosphate synthase, whose translation MSKSLLDTITYPSDLRKLKTDLLPQLARELRRFIIDVIATKEGHLGASLGVVEITIALHYFFNTPDDLLVWDVGHQAYGHKILTGRKNSFHTNRQLHGISGFPKRSESEFDVFGTGHSSTSISAALGMAVASSLKGETEKQHIVVIGDASIASGMAFEALNHAGVSNANLLIVLNDNAIGIDPSVGALKEYLAKIKTDKTVAKNNPISALNFGYAGPVDGHNMDKLGAELKRLKKIKGLRFLHVVTTKGKGLQKAEENQIQYHSPGKFDKISGEIVVESKEDHFTKYQDVFGKTLVELAKENEKIIAITPAMLTGSSLNLMMRKFPERTFDVGIAEQHAVTLAAGFATRKMVPFCVIYSTFLQRAYDQVIHDVALQNLPVIFCIDRAGLVGRDGATHHGVFDIAYLNCIPNLIICAPRNEIEFRNILYTSQLGIDHPIAIRYPRGKGDIKNWRQPFKKIKTGTGVCLKEGRKAAVLSVGTISKNITQAFDLLDSNIDIAHYDLRFIKPLDEALLHDIFKKFEILITIEDGVMKGGFGSSVLAFASQHKYDASIDILGIPDVFVAHGTIYELQKILGLDPQAIAKKLQKIVSR comes from the coding sequence ATGTCAAAAAGCTTGTTAGATACCATAACATATCCGTCTGACTTAAGAAAATTAAAAACAGACCTATTACCTCAATTAGCCAGGGAGTTACGTAGATTTATTATTGATGTGATTGCTACTAAAGAAGGGCATTTAGGTGCAAGTTTAGGAGTCGTGGAGATCACAATAGCATTGCATTACTTTTTTAATACCCCTGATGACCTATTGGTCTGGGATGTAGGCCACCAGGCTTACGGGCACAAAATTTTAACAGGCAGAAAAAATAGTTTTCACACCAATCGCCAATTGCATGGCATTTCAGGTTTTCCAAAACGGAGCGAAAGTGAATTTGATGTTTTTGGCACCGGCCATTCTTCTACCTCTATTTCCGCAGCTTTAGGAATGGCCGTAGCTTCCAGCTTAAAAGGTGAAACGGAAAAACAGCATATCGTAGTTATCGGAGATGCTTCCATTGCAAGCGGAATGGCTTTTGAAGCTCTAAACCATGCCGGTGTTTCTAATGCTAATTTGCTAATTGTTTTAAATGATAATGCTATAGGAATAGACCCTTCGGTAGGTGCTTTAAAAGAATATCTGGCAAAAATTAAGACAGATAAAACTGTTGCTAAAAATAATCCTATAAGTGCATTAAACTTTGGTTATGCTGGTCCCGTTGACGGGCATAATATGGATAAACTGGGTGCCGAACTAAAACGATTAAAAAAGATAAAAGGGCTCCGGTTCCTACATGTTGTTACTACAAAAGGAAAGGGCTTACAAAAAGCCGAAGAAAACCAGATTCAATATCATTCCCCCGGAAAGTTTGATAAAATTTCAGGTGAAATAGTAGTAGAATCAAAAGAAGATCATTTTACAAAATATCAAGATGTTTTTGGAAAAACCCTAGTTGAATTAGCCAAAGAAAACGAAAAAATCATAGCCATTACCCCTGCTATGCTAACAGGCAGCTCTTTAAACCTGATGATGCGGAAATTCCCCGAGAGAACTTTTGATGTGGGGATTGCCGAACAACACGCCGTAACATTGGCAGCAGGATTTGCTACCCGGAAAATGGTTCCTTTTTGTGTCATTTACTCCACATTTTTGCAAAGAGCATATGACCAAGTTATCCACGATGTTGCTTTACAAAATTTACCGGTAATTTTTTGCATAGACAGGGCCGGTTTAGTAGGTAGAGACGGGGCTACACACCATGGCGTTTTTGATATTGCCTATTTAAATTGCATTCCAAACCTGATCATTTGTGCACCAAGAAATGAAATTGAATTTCGAAATATCTTATATACGTCACAATTAGGGATAGATCATCCGATTGCAATTCGCTATCCCAGAGGAAAAGGAGATATTAAAAATTGGAGGCAACCATTTAAAAAAATTAAAACAGGAACAGGAGTTTGTTTAAAAGAAGGTAGAAAAGCAGCTGTGCTGTCAGTAGGAACCATTTCAAAAAATATAACACAGGCTTTTGATTTACTCGATTCGAATATTGATATTGCTCATTATGATTTACGCTTTATCAAGCCACTGGACGAGGCTTTGTTACATGATATCTTTAAAAAGTTCGAGATACTTATAACCATTGAAGACGGGGTTATGAAAGGAGGGTTTGGTTCCTCCGTTTTAGCATTTGCTTCACAACATAAATACGATGCTTCTATAGATATCTTAGGCATTCCGGATGTATTTGTAGCACACGGAACCATTTATGAATTACAAAAAATTTTAGGATTAGACCCTCAAGCAATTGCAAAAAAATTACAAAAAATAGTTAGCAGATAA